The genomic segment gagtatgctggagcctatcccagctaactgtgggcgagaggctgggtacaccgtgatctggtcgccagccaattgcagggcacatataaacaaacaaccatttgtactcacattcacacctacgggcaatttagagtcttcaattatggtaacctaccatgcatgtttttggaatgtggaaactggagtatccggagaaaaaccacagaaacacaaggagaacatgcaaactccacacaggcgaagccagATTCAAatccggatcctcagaactgtgagacggatgtgctaatcagtcgtccaccattcCGCTGTTTTAATAGAGTGTGTTTATATTTTAGTTTggtaatttctttcttttattattatttttttatctattggatgttcaaaataaaaagttcaatCAACTTTCACCTTATAACAAGTCTCCAtacatccacccacccacccggGAAATAACAGACAGCATTCCCTGTCCCGATCCACCTCTTTTAAATTCCACCAGAGGAACACAGAGGCATTCCCAGGGCAGCTATTTGCGATAGCGGCTGTGTCCAAAATCACTCACTAGCCACTATATAGTGCACTATACAGTAGTTACGCCATTTTGTAGCGGTGTCCGAATGCTTAGTGATCAAATTTAGTCCcctgtctgattctgattccgatatAGTCCACTCAAAATTTCCCACAAAGCACAGCAAAATGTAGTGACCAACCGATGGTCACTCACCGAGTCTTGATATACCATAAAGCATTGCGTCTTCAGAGAAGAAGTAAAAGAATGGCGGGACTAGATGCATCACAGATGGAGGGAGTGAATTTTTCATAttcatgtaaataagctttcaacaaagacaaaaaaaacatggcacatttgtttacaaaatcCTCTCGTTTTAATAATGTgcagcaattattattatttttttttaaattaccgaCCGCAACAACCTACTTTGTTATTGTGTGACAGCTGTGACAACATTTACCAAGCGCCGTGTAGTGTCTGAAAGCATTATGAATGAACTCAATATATAGTCCACTATATAGTGCAACCCTACATGGGGAGTAGGGAGTAGTGAGTGAGTGAACGATTTTGGACACAGCATGTATCTTCAGTGAGCCTGAGGTCTGCCCCAGTCAAAGCCTCCCACTTGGATGAGCCCAGAACCCGTCGCCCGAGAGGGATTCCAGAAGCATCCAAAGCAGTGACTGTTCTCTCAGTCCTACCCAGTTAAGAAAGGGTGGGCTTTGCCTTATGGCTCATTGCCCGTCACCGCAACAGACCAGTACAGAAACAATGAATCTGTTAATCTTGCCACCAGTAGTGAAAAATATTCCTTACAAAAGGTGTTGCGAAGTGAACTTTGGCAATAAGTGTGCGTATTTACTCACTTGAGAGGGTACATTCTCAGGGCAATGTCCATGCCAGGACAGTATGACAGGAAAGCAGCCAGGGCGGTCTCTTCAAACAGTCCGAAAATAAGAATACGGTTCCTGGGAGTGAAAACATTTATCACAGTTAGTTCTGATGTTACTATTTAACACTGGGAAAAAAGTTCTTTGAATTGActgaatttgaacatgtacattatatgcacattattaaaatgtgggaaactgatgtcattttattattttttgggggaaaagagAGGAAAGttatcagtttaccacattttaatcatttgcAACCAAAGTGCAATTGCCCGATCCAGAAGTAAATAAATATTGGCATTAAGTATGAACAGTATGTTCAACAGAAACATCTCTGTTCCATCGTACAAACATAAACATACTTCATGCCCTGCTGCAGGATGGAGTTCCTCCTGGTCTTGCAGATTATCAGATCAGCCCACTGCACGATGACGATACTTGCAAAAAAGGATGTGTGGCAGGTGAACTCAACAATCTTCCTACGCTCGTAtgtctggatttaaaaaaaaaaaaaagttgcataatGGTCTTTAGCCTCTTGCCGATAACATTCACAATTTTAGGCTCTGAAGTCATTGCTTGCAATGAGAATCACTGACCCATTGCTGCCCATAGCTGTCCTCCAAGTCATTTACATGTTTGTCATCCCAGAGCATTCGAATTCCCAGTAAATCCATGGGCAGAAAGCCGTTCTCTGCCAGAATCACAAAGTATGTGAAGAAGCCTGCTGTGGCCTGCATCATACCTAGTAGAGGATCAAAGCACTGAGCTTTAGAACTgaggcaaaaaaacaatacagacaAGCTTTCTGTCTGTAAGGGACAATCTGGTTATTTATTTGCTGGTACAAGAGGAATACAGGTACCAATCTGTCCGTAGGCGATGCTGATAAGCCTCTCGTTCACCAGTTTGTCGGTTTTGGGGTTTCTAGGCTGTCTCTTCATGATATCGCTTTCAGCTGCTTCATAAGCCAATGAGATGGCAGGAACCTGTGGGGTCATAAAAAAGGCTACTTATCTGTGCAGAGATGCCGAGGCATAAAATTGCAACCAAAGTTAACAAAAAAGATATCAGACACCTACCATGTCAGTTCCCAAGTCGATACAGAGGATAGTGACTGTTCCCAGAGGCAGGGGGATATTAGCAATGATAAAGAGGAGGAAGGGAGAAATCTCAGGAATGTTGCTGGTTAGTGTGTAAGCAATGGACTTCTTCAAGTTGTCAAAGATCAGACGGCCTGACCAATGGGATACAAGCACATATATCAACACATATATTACACATCAAGAGACGAGCCAAATTGAATGTGCTGGCAGATGTCAACTTAAAAACACCGTATTACCTTCTTCTACTCCTGTAACAATGGAGGCAAAGTTGTCATCGAGCAGGATCATGTCAGCTGCCTGCTTGGAGACGTCAGATCCGGCAATCCCCATGGCGACACCAATGTCGGCCTTCTTCAGAGCTGGAGAGTCATTGACGCCATCACCAGTCACAGCAACAATGGCTCCCTGTATGATGAAGAGTGACCGACTTGTTTAGGGAGCTGTCAGCGAATGTGTGAAAAGAGTTGTTGTGCATAGGACTGAATTTCTGACCTGTCGCTGGCAGCCTTCCACAATGATTAGTTTCTGTTGAGGGGAGGTTCTGGCAAAAACAATCTCAGTGTGGTACTTCAGGATGTCATCAAGCTGTTCTGTGGTCATCTCCTTCAGCTCCCCGCCATGGACAACACAGGCCTTAGCATCCCTGAAGAGGAAATCAAAGCAGCATTCGCGGGCATCCTGGTTTGGTTCAGTAAAATATAGTACAGCTTTTTCTGCATTTCGATTTTATAGGGTTTTAACATATATGACCCGTATCACTCCACTTATCAGCATGCTTTCACTAGTTGACAATATTGTTACTTCTGTGATGTCAATAGAATGTATGAGTGGactagaaagaaaacaaaacacacagtttTTAAAATACCATTCCTTATGATGGAAAGAGATATGGCTGTATCTGTATGCAGCGCTACTTTATGCCAaggttattttctttatttaattcaCTGTTGAGTTACACCCTGCTGTGGTGTGACATGAACTATATCCTGCCAACACATTTTGCAGTTGAAACACAAGGCGGATCAGCATTTACCGTTTTAAATCATACCATAATAAACTGAGTTTAACTGTACAGCCCAGACAccataaaaagaacaaaaaccttGGGAGCAACCTCATAAATGCAGACAAATTAATCACTTTATACACTTCATTGGCAGTTGTAGTGCTTTAATCTCACTCACATAAGCCTCTCTCACACAAACCATCTAAGTCGGCATTTGGACATCTTTTTCCCAGCTATCCTCTGTGTAAAACACTGATTTGGGATGCGGGGTTGAAGTCAACACAGATATTTGCCGGCTGCAGACATAGTAACAGATGTCGAACAAAGGTGGAAAGACACCAAGTttgaagttatgtgtcaaacaTTGGGGAATTCTGTCTGAAAGGGACATGCAAATCAATGCTGACTCTCATGTTATGCCTCTGATGAGCCAATTTACCAAAAATGCAAGGTGAAAAAAGCTAATGTGTAAGATAATCAAATACTGTACTGGAGGTGCAGCAGAGTGataaatgtgtttgtgaatgtCTAGATTTATTTGTCTGCAATGACTCAGGGGTAAAAGCATTTTAGCTGAGTACATTGCAGAAAGTGATTTAAAGATCGCCTTAAGAAGGATAGTATATTCTAATGCAATGAGTATTTAGAGATACCAACACTCAGCCACAAAGTTTGATGTGGGTACAAACCTGGGATTGACCTCTGACACTGGAACATTCAAGCGAGCTGCAATGTCTTCAACGGTCTCATTGCCCTCAGAGATGATGCCCACGCCCTTCGCGATGGCCTTGGCTGTGATTGGATGGTCACCTGTTACCATAATAACCTTTGGGAGTAGAGTAaggtaaaaatgttgatagaATGACAGACAATTGACACAATTAGCaagcaaacaaatgtacaaTCTGAGGTCTAATTTTACCTTGATTCCAGCACTCCTGCATTTGCCAACAGCATCTGGCACAGCAGCACGAGGAGGATCGATCATGGACATGAGGCCAATAAAGCACAACTTCTCAGTGGGAAAGTTTACCTCATCAGTGTCAAATGCAAAGCCCTCTGGGAACTGGTCATCAGGCAAATTGAAATGGCAGAaacctaaaaatgttttacttcctTTAGACATCAATTTTCTATCCATATCAATAGTCAATGACTGGAATCACAGTCACAGGCAATGTAGATCCTCAAAGAATATGAACACGACATACTGTAGCCTACATGTTGTTGGACTGCTGGAAAAATCCAGACTGCCCACAGACAGAACATGCAACAACTATATTTTCACAGTCAATTCCTGACGTAAAGCAAGGACTTACCAAGCACTCTCTCTCCAAGTCCTCCCAGTTCAACATAGGCATTCTGGAAAGCGTCTTTCATTTCCTCATCTAGTGGCTGTTCTTTGCCCTGTACCATGATTGTGGAGCAGCGATCCAAAATCCTCTCTGGGGCACCTTTCATGACCAGCAGATGTTTGGTCTCTCCCGGGGTTGAGTTCTTATGGATGGAGAGCTGCACAACAAGTCAGATAAACCCTCATTTTGATCACAAGCAGGAAGTTCACAAAGTTTTGAAACAGAAGTTTTCAGTGTTTCTAAATGTTAAGTAGGCCAATGTTCCATTATCCTTTTGATAGACAATATCAGTCCAGATTGTTAATAGTTTGTCAAAAATGGCTACATAAAGTTATGATCAATCCATCCAGCAGGGGACGTAGGTGAGCAGTTTCTGTGCACTTTTTTGCTATTTACCTGGTACTTGTTAGTGGAGTTGAAGGGGATCTCAGCAACCTTTTGGTATTTGCCTCGCATGTCTTTGACAGATCCACAACACAACTCAATGCATTTGAGCAGGGCAGCCTCAGAGGCATCTCCGGCTACATCCCTCTGTCAAATAAAGTAATAAGATCAGTGGTCACACTAATAACCACCACAGTGTTCTTCTGATCTGATCTGAAGCTAATATATGCAAACATCTAATTATATGGAACCCTTTTCCTAAAGATTTGTAGTGCAGTTGTTTTGTGGTggctttttttcacattcataCTGCTGAGAAACTCACTCTTGAtttcatcatttgttttaatgaaaaggTCATAAGCCTAaaccaattaattaaaaatggcaTTATAATATATAGATACTTTGCCTGTGGTCACACACTTTTGTTACAGTTGAAGAGGTGCATTATACCAAAACATTCAGTGCCTGATGAACTGAAGATATTAAAACAAGTTAATACCTTTAGGATGGGAATGTTGCTCTGCTCTGCCAAGAAGACAGCACGGTTACATAGTCCAGCAATTCTAGCCAGGGCAGCCCAGGAGTCAGAGCTCCTGTCAAAGCATGTCCCACTCTGGTTCTCAGTGGTGTCTGCCTCATGAATCTGGTTGTCGAACCACATGTGGGCAACTGTCATCCTGTTTTGGGTCAAGGTTCCAGTCTTGTCTGAACAGATGGTGGAGGTGGAGCCCAGGGTCTCGACGGCTTCCAAATTCTTCACCAAGCAGTTCTTCTTAGCCATACGCTTGGCAGTCAGAGTCAGACATACCTGGAGACACCGAATGTTATGGTGGCATTCAAACACAAGCATTAGAAAGAAGATTTGACCCACAGAGAAACTCACAGTGACAGTTGCCAGGAGACCCTCCGGCACGTTGGCAACAATAATCCCAATGAGGAAGATGACAGCCTCCAGCCACCCGTACCCAAGAATGAGGGAGAGGATAAAGAAGGACACACCCAGGAAGACAGCTACACCAGTAATGATGTGGATGAAGTGCTCGATCTCAATGGCAATGGGAGTTTTGCCACCTTCCAGACTTGACGCCAGGGTAGCGATGCGACCCATGACAGTGCGATCTCCGGTGTTGATGACGATTCCTCTGGCTGTGCCTGTAGAAAGGTATTTAaaagtcattaaatattctagatattaatgattgattgaaggtTTTTCATAAGCAAGACCTTCAACGCAGTTGGTGGAGAAGAAAGCGATGTTCCTTGTCTCTAGTGGGTTGTCGTTGGAGAAGTCTGGAGTACGAGTCTGTGGCTCAGATTCACCAGTCAAAGAGGAGTTGTCCACCTGAAGGGTGGTAACCATGgtgtaacaaacaaaaatacattgaatGGCTGTTCAAAACCAGCATGCCAAACATGTTTTATGGGATGAATAATGACCTTGCAACCATGGGCAGAGACGATTCGCAGATCAGCGGGAATTCTGTCGCCACCTTTTACCTCCACCAGGTCTCCTGCCACCACATCCTCAGCATTTATGTTATTCTTCTCGCCATCACGAATAACCAAGGCTTGCTGTAGAATAAGCGGTGACACAGTTTATATTTAGAGGCACGTCAGCCTTTGGGACCCTTGTGATAATATGATGGGGTTTAGCTAAAGCTCACCTGTGGGACCAGATTTTTGAAGGATTCCATAATCTTGGAGCTCTTGGCCTCTTGGTAGTAGGAGAAGCAACCGGTGATGATCACAACAGCAGAGAGCACAACGCCAAGGTACAACTATAAGAGCAAGAAAGATTAAATGGGTTgaacaaacatgcacattacACGCTCACAAAGATTGCTTTACATTGTCATTAGCAGGTTCATCTTCAGAAGCAGCCTGGATCCCGTAAGCAAGGAAGCAAAGGATGGCACCGATCCAGAGAAGCATAGAAAAACCTCCAAAAAGCTGGAGAGGAGATATTTGGGATGCACAATGAACATGGTAGTGAAATTGTGACTCTTTAATTAACTCCTGCAAATCCTTTTTACCTGTCTACAGAACTTCACCCACTCAGGTGTGGTGGGTGGTGGCGTGAGGGCGTTCGGGCCATCCCGGAGCAGAATCTCCTGTGCTTTGGAGGAGGACAGACCCTAAATAggaatgaaatacagtacactggTAAGAACTAtgaaaaataactgaattgaatgagtgtatacagtatgtacaagcAGGGAAGGTGGAGGATTCAAGTTTGGttaaatcaaaaaataaaataaaataatccagaAGTTGCTGTGTCCAAAATAGAATGTGTGATAATGGAAATGAGAGAGGTTGTGTATATTCCAGAACTGCATGTACTCAGACTCTAAGTCAAGGTCATGTTAGTAAgtaaaggaggggaaaaaatgtgggAGTTGACAGAGTCACTGAGAATGAAGACTTTGTTTAGAGGTGAACTGAGACAGATCAGGTTTCAGTCAATTATCAATATCAGTCAAGTGCTCGGTCTATGTGAGGCTGTATTGTGCGTTGTAACTACACCCCATGTGTCCTCTGCCAGGTTGCCCTCATGCTGAAATTTTCTTTGCCAAAACTTATCAAGAAATTGCTCAATTGAATGCAGCCATGTATATAAAGAACTGAGAAAATATGAATTACTTCTCCAGAGAAGAAATTGAAATATATTCATCTGTCAATCAATTTTCTACCACTATATTAATATCATAGATGTGGATGTATGTACATGTTGCTAATGAATGCATATTGCCATTAGTTTGTACTTAGTACTTGCATTTCTTTTGTTCTGCCCTGTGTGGGGATGATCACAACCACAACACAATTTCTAAACTTACCCTGGCCAGGTCAGTTCCATATTTCCTATGAAGCTCATCCAAGGTGAGCTTGTGATCATCCTGTAGATAAAAAGACAAAGAGACTTTTAAATCAGTTTTAGGAGAAAAATGTCCCGTCATGTCTTTCAGATAGAACTCCATGATGACTTGTGCAaaattgtgttgtgtgttgtgtattctggatatacagtatatggtacAATTTGAAGATTAGTCCAAGCAGATGTTTGAATAAAAGTGTCTGCTGGCAGATTGAAAAGTCCAATGTGTGGGCAAAGCTGCAAGAAACCAGAGAATAGTTTGCTGCTAACAGTCCACCCAAACGAACCCAACGAATGTCTGCTGCACTGGAAGTTTGCTTATGTGCTTGGCATTTAACAATAGTCGTGTCAACATGGTTTATTTACGGCTTCATGTAAAACTGATATAACCAAGAGAGATATGAGTGGGGGATATGAACAAGAGCCTCTGACGTGCATGCATGCGCCTACACAGCGTTTGTGTTTGAACGCCCACAAGGAAAAAGCAAAATTTAATTTGGATGATATCTAACTCCATACCCAATTTAGGGTGCACTGAtaggcatttatttattatttcaaacaTTACTAACGATCAAACTTCAGCCTGCATTCATGAGACGATATAGTACCATTAAGGTAAATATACAAGCATAACCATTTGTGACTCACTGTGTCCATTTGTCAATCATTAACAGCTTTATCATTGTTTCACTAATGCTGCCATTGTTTCTTTGCTTCTACAATCAATGCCAAACTTTAattaaaaagctttttaaaaGATTAGTGATGATTAGAAGGATTCAAGATGATGCAGCACTGCTGATACGGTTGTTATGGTACTGCTATGTCCTTCAGTGGTGCGAGGACTTTAAGTTCAAGTTCAGACATACTGAGGCTCAcaattattaatatttcaatGAAAAGGGAATTTTAGTACCTTTTATATTACTAAGCTACCATTAGAATATTCTTTGCTCTTTAAATTCAGTAGCAATGGGCAGATGCTTTCCTGGTACTCTTTCAATAATTAGGCCAGTAACAATaagacatacatacatacatacatacttagTCAGTCAGTAGAGGCAATTGGTTAAAtatcattcaattaaaaaaataaaatcttatatTTTCACAGTATGTATGAGGTGGTTGGCCTGACCTAGTGAAGGACACTGTTGTATCTGAAGAAGGTCACGCTGACCTTTATTTTACCCTTTTTACAACTTTTGTAACGCTCCTCCTACCTAGCGGCAAATATTGAGGCTGCAGTTGGGAAACATAACTTCCCTGTGTATtcacagaaaacatttttttttttttttagagggaaCTTGAAACTCTCTCGTGACCTTGACAAAATGAAAACTCATATTCATGCTGAAAAAGGCTGCACCGGCAGGCGGTCATGCATTCCTTTCAACACAGAATACTTcaaatcaaatattattttgcgCAACACTGAGCACTTACATTTGAGCAACTCCATTCATACTAAAAAAGAAACGTTTGTTCTgtgctaatatatatatatatatatatataataaaaagatTTAACAACTTACACTTCAAAATGACTAACATGTGATGGTGCTTGCATTCGTTTAGAAAGGAGCTCTTGTGAAACTGAAGGCACACAGCTTCCTTTCATGTGACTACGGCATGAGCCGAGTGTTTGTCCAGTCCATGACGGTGACCAATGAAAGCCAACAGTGGCGTGACAGAACCTAAGATGGGTCATGCCTACATGATGGTGGTTGTCGGGTTGAGGAAGGTCACTACATTTCATGCCTTTTCCGACCATTTACACGGAGAACTCACCAAATCTACTTCTTTCTTCAGGTCATCCatattctttttctctttcgcCTTCTTGCTTTTCTTGTCCCCGCCATCAGAGGTTGCTGCCAGTTTGTACTCATCCTTCCCTCTCTGGTTCAAAAAGATAAGAGGAACAAAATGAACCTTTGGATAAGAGAGGGCGCATGCCAGAAAAAGACTGCCTCTTTGTTAGGCAAACATTCAGACAGACGTGCTAATTATTTGTTGAAAGTCACTCAGGAAACACTTTGAAAAGACCGTCACAAGCCTGAACAACTAAAAGTAAAACTTAGCCAGAACATGAGCTCAAGTTGAACCACAGGACTTGACGAAACTAGGCCAAAGCATGTGAGCAACAAGTTCCAATACTTACTCCCAGCCCCATGCTTGCAGTGTAAGTCCGAGAACAGCCAATCCAATTGTC from the Phycodurus eques isolate BA_2022a chromosome 1, UOR_Pequ_1.1, whole genome shotgun sequence genome contains:
- the LOC133403222 gene encoding sodium/potassium-transporting ATPase subunit alpha-1; the protein is MGLGRGKDEYKLAATSDGGDKKSKKAKEKKNMDDLKKEVDLDDHKLTLDELHRKYGTDLARGLSSSKAQEILLRDGPNALTPPPTTPEWVKFCRQLFGGFSMLLWIGAILCFLAYGIQAASEDEPANDNLYLGVVLSAVVIITGCFSYYQEAKSSKIMESFKNLVPQQALVIRDGEKNNINAEDVVAGDLVEVKGGDRIPADLRIVSAHGCKVDNSSLTGESEPQTRTPDFSNDNPLETRNIAFFSTNCVEGTARGIVINTGDRTVMGRIATLASSLEGGKTPIAIEIEHFIHIITGVAVFLGVSFFILSLILGYGWLEAVIFLIGIIVANVPEGLLATVTVCLTLTAKRMAKKNCLVKNLEAVETLGSTSTICSDKTGTLTQNRMTVAHMWFDNQIHEADTTENQSGTCFDRSSDSWAALARIAGLCNRAVFLAEQSNIPILKRDVAGDASEAALLKCIELCCGSVKDMRGKYQKVAEIPFNSTNKYQLSIHKNSTPGETKHLLVMKGAPERILDRCSTIMVQGKEQPLDEEMKDAFQNAYVELGGLGERVLGFCHFNLPDDQFPEGFAFDTDEVNFPTEKLCFIGLMSMIDPPRAAVPDAVGKCRSAGIKVIMVTGDHPITAKAIAKGVGIISEGNETVEDIAARLNVPVSEVNPRDAKACVVHGGELKEMTTEQLDDILKYHTEIVFARTSPQQKLIIVEGCQRQGAIVAVTGDGVNDSPALKKADIGVAMGIAGSDVSKQAADMILLDDNFASIVTGVEEGRLIFDNLKKSIAYTLTSNIPEISPFLLFIIANIPLPLGTVTILCIDLGTDMVPAISLAYEAAESDIMKRQPRNPKTDKLVNERLISIAYGQIGMMQATAGFFTYFVILAENGFLPMDLLGIRMLWDDKHVNDLEDSYGQQWTYERRKIVEFTCHTSFFASIVIVQWADLIICKTRRNSILQQGMKNRILIFGLFEETALAAFLSYCPGMDIALRMYPLKPCWWFCAFPYSLLIFLYDEARRYILRRNPGGWVEQETYY